Sequence from the Candidatus Binatia bacterium genome:
GGAACCATGGGCGTTCCACCCAAGGGGCGCACCGGCGGGTGGAAGGAAACGGACCAGCGTTTCCGATGCGGCGGCAGAGGCGGTGGTCTGGTGCAGGGTCGCCGGCCAGGGAGGTGAAAAGAGTGGACGTATTCCAGAAGTGCAGCGAGTACACCCGGGCGAAGTCGCTCCGGGACGAGGGCGTCTACCACTACTTCCGCCAGATCGGCTCCCAGCAGGATCCCGTCGTCATGATCGACGGCAAGGAATTGATCATGCTGGGGTCGAACAACTACCTCGGCCTGGCCAGCCACCCCGAAGTGAAAGCCGCCGCCATCGCGGCGATCGAGAAATTCGGAACCGGCTGCGCCGGCTCCCCGCTCCTTAACGGCTCCCTTACGATCCACGGCGAGCTCGAAGGGCGCCTTGCCGATTTCATGCGCTGCGAGGCGGCGCTGATCTTCACGACCGGCTTCCAGGTCAACCTCGGCGTGCTCTCGTGCCTGCTCGGCCGCCACGATTACGTCTTCCTCGACGACCTCGACCATGCCTGCATCATCGACGGCGCGCGCCTCGGCATGGGCAAGCAGGTCAAGTTCCGCCACAACGACTGGAAGAACCTCGAGGAGAAAATCCTGCTGACGCCGGCCGACCGCGGCCGCCTCATCGTCATCGACGGCGTCTACTCGATGGAAGGCGACCTGGCGCCGATGACCGAGATCGTCGCGGTCAAGCGCCGCCACAACGCTCGCCTCATGGTCGACGACGCGCACGGCATCGGCGTGATGGGCAAGCACGGGCGCGGCACCGCCGAGCACTTCGGCGTCGAGGACGACGTCGATCTCGTGATGGGAACGTTCTCGAAGTCGCTGGCCTGCGTCGGCGGTTTCGTCGCCGGCGACCGCTACGTCATCGACTACATCCGTCACAACGCGCGCTCGCAGATCTTTGCCGCCTCGATGCCGCCGGCCAGCGTGGCCGCGGTGATGAAGGCGCTGGAAATCGTCATCCGCGAGCCCGAGCGCCGCGAAAGGCTGTGGGAAAACACCCACTACATGAAAGCCGCGCTCGATGATCTCGGGTTCGACACCGGGGAAGCGGCTTCGCCGGTGATCCCGATGGTCGTCGGCGACGATTTCACGGCTTACCGCATGGTGGCCGACCTTCACGACGAAGGCGTCTTCGCCAACCCGGTCGTGTCGCCGGCAGTGGCCGAA
This genomic interval carries:
- a CDS encoding pyridoxal phosphate-dependent aminotransferase family protein → MDVFQKCSEYTRAKSLRDEGVYHYFRQIGSQQDPVVMIDGKELIMLGSNNYLGLASHPEVKAAAIAAIEKFGTGCAGSPLLNGSLTIHGELEGRLADFMRCEAALIFTTGFQVNLGVLSCLLGRHDYVFLDDLDHACIIDGARLGMGKQVKFRHNDWKNLEEKILLTPADRGRLIVIDGVYSMEGDLAPMTEIVAVKRRHNARLMVDDAHGIGVMGKHGRGTAEHFGVEDDVDLVMGTFSKSLACVGGFVAGDRYVIDYIRHNARSQIFAASMPPASVAAVMKALEIVIREPERRERLWENTHYMKAALDDLGFDTGEAASPVIPMVVGDDFTAYRMVADLHDEGVFANPVVSPAVAEGRAMIRTSYMATHKREHLDRALVALEKVGRRHGVLRSRAKRTA